In Sphaeramia orbicularis chromosome 5, fSphaOr1.1, whole genome shotgun sequence, a genomic segment contains:
- the fbxo2 gene encoding F-box only protein 2 isoform X2 — MSRNLLKNPSGDEELEFWELTENGGSQWKVEDMPGDCGHDFSSDGVSKYFATSFELCLKRQVIDLLAEGYSADQLDAQPAVTVEDWYDGGGHTHTHTHTTQQSLICPHCAGTVGGRTAAAPTSCLWICWMRIRRSFRSSGQNR, encoded by the exons ATGTCCAGAAATCTGCTGAAGAATCCCAGCGGGGATG AGGAGCTGGAATTCTGGGAACTGACGGAGAACGGTGGGAGCCAGTGGAAGGTGGAGGACATGCCTGGAGACTGTGGCCACGACTTCAGCAGCGACGGAGTGAGCAAATACTTTGCCACGTCCTTTGA GCTGTGTCTGAAGAGGCAGGTGATCGACCTGCTGGCAGAAGGGTACTCTGCCGATCAGCTGGACGCTCAGCCCGCTGTGACGGTGGAGGACTGGTACGACGgaggtggacacacacacacacacacacacac cacacagcagtcaCTGATCTGCCCACACTGTGCAGGTACTGTGGGCGGACGGACTGCGGCTGCACCTACCAGCTGTCTGTGGATCTGCTGGATGAGAATCAGGAGGTCATTCAGGAGTTCAGGTCAGAACCGGTGA